In Aciduliprofundum sp. MAR08-339, a single window of DNA contains:
- a CDS encoding Ig-like domain-containing protein codes for MKKALVVLIMIGILLLSSVSVMASVTQAQSTHQKLFKPIDEPLALQWHYLNPQDAKRMIERAKQIENFESIQVVDGHFTGFKPSTPRAIDSAIGKMQVVTAVAAPRSLPTHVDLSKDPRFPAVGNQGQQGSCAAWAVTYYNEGWLQAYVHNWTDAHTGYNKHHLMSPAWTYNKVNGGTDQGSGFVTNMLVLWKLGGASMYTMPYNDHDYTSWGDEAAWREAPQYRIADGYMIDVENVTNTSAGTQTPPTPQQVENLTNTIKTLISEGYPVNFAIDADEYTNIFNNGGNFIISYSEYDANGTPNHAQTIVGYNDSITDNGDKGAFKVVNSWGTGWGASGYYWITYKALYKILMMGQGWPDLYFMVPRHHYEPKLLAVWTLDPNHRGTRITPIDLGIGSPSHPIQIENSVFGNITSYNGGDLPFPTFLAVDLTDFMGNVSMNSTNEFFLYAHRWSKEMVITSFHIEYYKNVYIPGEPYEVSPNSPDVPATQSSSQAAIVRAYLRPIQSFHAIKINSNADFTPANGVIGGNGTQSNPYVIAWWDINANGSKYAIYIGNTTAYFVIAHSYIHNASSAGIYLYNTTNGYIMENKLYDNYYGIKFTESYENTLASNQFMNNTHPMYISYSSNPQYYKQTIYPNNTVMGKPMYYITGKDITLKNLDVGYIGIYQSTNITLTNITLNGTDEIFIEDSSHVSLLHSLIKNARWGVSIRYSKDVTIFANYFNYNEYGVQAYKTSYSTINNNTFTGNYYGVKLVYSHNITVYHNNFVSNMHQAYDNQNNTWSLAPPIGGNFWSDYNGTDADHNGFGDTPYTIPGGSAKDYYPLMKAWDNVPPKVTISNPPNGKIFGTSSVTVYWNGTDNIGIAYYEVRIDSSQWVKVSNTTTHYTFQNLQDGKHTAYVVAYDFSDNNATAEVTFDVDTTPPTITIVSPAQNSYVNTSNVIVKWTYKDQNQVGFMVAVDNNLPQSVGSATQFTANGLRDGSHKVTVIGIDAAGNKNTAVVSFTIDTIKPTVMWNMSISNGAWINQKSLTLRWIASDNVAVNYTEILVDNGNWINVGNVMSYTLTNLTDGSHTVLLRVYDMAGNYNETSFSFNIDTIAPNVTIISPESNAITNESTVNVQWKGSDNIGIAYYEIKVDNGQWKKVGNVTSYTLNLQDGQHTIYIKAVDKAGNYKVTEVKVTVDTQPPTVQITTPSANSNITAKYVVVSWSGSDNIGIAYYEVKIDNGTWTKVGLNTSYNFTSLKEGSHTVYVKAVDKAGNSQTTSVTFNVKPASSGLNFGGPTGVIIGISILIIIIIIVIIAIAVTKSKAKSKREPATKEDREEIEEKTEENEEEVTEE; via the coding sequence ATGAAAAAAGCGCTGGTAGTATTAATAATGATAGGGATTTTATTGCTAAGCAGTGTTTCAGTGATGGCCAGTGTGACGCAGGCCCAGTCCACACATCAGAAACTCTTCAAACCCATAGATGAGCCACTTGCGTTGCAGTGGCATTATCTCAATCCTCAGGATGCCAAGAGGATGATCGAGAGAGCAAAGCAGATAGAAAACTTCGAAAGCATACAGGTGGTTGATGGACATTTTACCGGGTTCAAACCCTCAACACCAAGAGCGATAGATTCTGCAATTGGAAAAATGCAGGTAGTCACCGCGGTGGCTGCTCCAAGAAGTTTGCCAACCCATGTTGATCTATCCAAAGATCCAAGATTTCCCGCTGTGGGTAATCAGGGTCAGCAGGGTTCCTGTGCAGCATGGGCTGTCACATACTACAATGAAGGCTGGCTTCAGGCATACGTGCATAACTGGACCGATGCCCATACGGGTTACAACAAGCATCATCTAATGAGCCCGGCATGGACCTACAACAAGGTCAATGGTGGAACCGATCAGGGTTCGGGCTTTGTAACAAATATGCTCGTTCTTTGGAAACTTGGTGGTGCATCCATGTACACCATGCCCTACAACGACCACGATTATACCTCCTGGGGAGACGAAGCGGCATGGAGGGAAGCCCCCCAGTACAGAATCGCCGATGGTTATATGATAGATGTTGAAAATGTCACAAACACCTCCGCAGGAACACAGACACCACCCACTCCCCAGCAGGTTGAAAATCTCACAAATACAATAAAGACCCTTATCTCAGAGGGTTATCCTGTGAATTTTGCAATTGATGCTGATGAATACACCAACATTTTCAACAACGGAGGGAATTTCATAATTTCCTACAGTGAATACGATGCCAACGGCACTCCAAACCATGCCCAGACAATAGTGGGTTATAACGATTCAATAACAGACAATGGAGATAAAGGGGCATTCAAGGTTGTGAACTCCTGGGGCACCGGTTGGGGCGCAAGTGGGTATTACTGGATAACCTACAAGGCACTGTACAAAATACTTATGATGGGTCAGGGCTGGCCAGACTTGTACTTCATGGTTCCAAGGCATCACTATGAGCCAAAATTGCTGGCCGTATGGACCCTTGATCCAAACCACAGAGGTACGAGGATAACTCCCATAGATCTTGGAATTGGATCACCTTCCCATCCCATACAGATAGAGAATTCCGTGTTTGGAAACATAACCTCCTACAACGGAGGAGACCTGCCGTTCCCCACATTTCTGGCTGTGGATCTTACCGATTTCATGGGAAATGTGAGTATGAATTCCACCAACGAGTTCTTCCTCTACGCACACAGGTGGAGCAAGGAGATGGTCATAACATCGTTCCACATAGAATATTACAAGAACGTGTATATCCCGGGTGAGCCCTACGAAGTTTCTCCCAACTCCCCGGATGTACCTGCAACCCAGAGCAGTAGCCAAGCTGCAATAGTGAGGGCGTATCTCAGACCAATTCAATCCTTCCATGCGATAAAAATAAACTCAAATGCAGATTTCACTCCAGCAAATGGGGTTATTGGTGGAAATGGAACACAGAGTAATCCCTACGTGATAGCATGGTGGGATATAAACGCGAATGGCTCAAAATATGCCATATATATCGGAAATACAACGGCCTACTTCGTCATAGCCCATAGCTACATACACAACGCATCCAGTGCTGGCATATATCTGTACAACACAACAAACGGGTATATTATGGAGAATAAACTGTACGATAATTACTATGGCATAAAGTTCACCGAATCCTACGAAAATACCCTTGCATCAAACCAGTTTATGAACAACACCCATCCGATGTACATATCCTACTCCTCAAATCCACAGTACTACAAACAGACCATTTATCCAAATAACACGGTTATGGGCAAACCTATGTACTACATTACAGGTAAGGATATCACCTTAAAGAACCTGGATGTTGGATACATTGGAATCTATCAGTCAACAAACATAACCCTCACAAACATAACCCTGAATGGAACAGACGAAATATTCATAGAGGATTCCTCCCACGTAAGTCTCCTGCACAGCCTCATAAAAAATGCCAGATGGGGTGTTTCCATAAGGTACTCCAAGGATGTGACCATATTTGCAAATTATTTCAACTACAACGAGTATGGTGTTCAGGCCTACAAGACAAGCTACAGCACCATAAACAACAACACATTCACAGGAAACTACTACGGAGTCAAACTGGTTTACTCTCACAACATAACTGTGTATCACAACAACTTTGTATCAAATATGCACCAGGCCTACGATAACCAGAACAATACCTGGTCCCTTGCGCCACCCATTGGTGGTAACTTCTGGAGCGATTATAACGGAACAGATGCAGATCATAATGGATTCGGAGATACTCCTTACACAATTCCCGGAGGAAGTGCCAAGGATTACTATCCGCTTATGAAAGCCTGGGATAACGTACCTCCAAAGGTCACAATCAGTAATCCTCCCAATGGTAAGATCTTTGGAACATCATCGGTAACCGTATACTGGAACGGCACAGATAACATAGGAATAGCGTATTATGAGGTTAGAATTGACAGCAGCCAGTGGGTCAAGGTCTCAAATACTACAACCCATTACACGTTCCAGAATCTACAGGATGGGAAGCACACGGCCTATGTTGTGGCCTATGATTTCTCAGATAACAATGCAACAGCAGAGGTGACCTTTGATGTTGATACCACTCCTCCAACGATCACCATAGTATCTCCCGCACAGAATTCATACGTGAATACGAGCAACGTTATAGTGAAATGGACCTACAAGGATCAGAATCAGGTAGGATTCATGGTGGCCGTTGATAACAACCTGCCCCAGTCCGTGGGAAGTGCAACCCAGTTCACAGCCAATGGACTCAGGGACGGCTCTCACAAGGTAACTGTTATAGGAATAGATGCTGCAGGAAATAAGAATACCGCGGTGGTAAGTTTCACAATAGACACAATCAAGCCCACAGTGATGTGGAACATGAGCATTTCAAATGGTGCCTGGATAAATCAAAAATCCCTTACACTAAGGTGGATAGCCAGCGATAATGTGGCGGTTAACTACACGGAGATCCTCGTTGACAATGGCAACTGGATAAATGTGGGAAATGTTATGTCCTACACCCTTACAAACCTGACGGATGGTTCCCACACCGTGTTGCTTAGAGTTTACGATATGGCTGGAAATTACAACGAAACATCATTCAGTTTCAATATAGATACGATCGCACCAAATGTTACAATAATAAGCCCTGAGAGCAATGCAATTACAAACGAAAGCACCGTGAACGTACAGTGGAAGGGTTCTGACAATATCGGAATCGCATATTACGAGATAAAAGTGGATAACGGCCAGTGGAAGAAGGTTGGCAACGTAACCTCATACACACTTAATCTGCAGGATGGACAGCACACAATATACATCAAAGCCGTGGACAAGGCGGGCAACTACAAGGTTACCGAGGTAAAGGTCACGGTGGATACCCAACCTCCAACCGTTCAGATAACAACCCCATCAGCCAACTCCAACATAACTGCAAAGTACGTGGTAGTTTCGTGGAGTGGAAGCGACAACATAGGAATCGCCTATTATGAAGTGAAGATTGACAATGGCACATGGACAAAGGTTGGACTCAACACGAGTTACAATTTCACCTCCCTTAAAGAGGGGTCCCACACTGTTTACGTGAAGGCCGTGGATAAGGCAGGCAACAGTCAGACCACTTCAGTAACGTTCAACGTCAAGCCAGCTTCCTCGGGATTAAACTTCGGTGGACCAACAGGAGTTATCATTGGAATATCCATACTGATCATAATCATAATAATAGTGATCATAGCAATCGCAGTAACGAAGAGCAAGGCAAAATCAAAGAGAGAGCCAGCGACAAAAGAGGATAGAGAAGAAATTGAAGAAAAAACAGAAGAGAACGAAGAAGAGGTAACGGAGGAATAA
- a CDS encoding radical SAM protein: MIILPNGSATNKPVVQGCKLCEEGAKMVLFVTGICHAGCFYCPLSTGKMNRDVIFADEMPVHSDEDVLLEARLIDAKGTGITGGDPMEVVDRVVHCIHLLKENFGKEHHIHLYTASGSKEKIEKLAFAGLDEIRFHPPPQLWDRLQGSIYEKRIDWAINTGIDVGIEVPVLPDMREALISLVKFANDKGIFVNLNELEFSETNYLELNARGYVPKNDVSSAVKGSEELAYEIVRMDWDIVVHYCSSSFKDGVQMRRRLMRRARNIKRDYEELTEDATLILGIIEGENLEEIYRFLRENFEVPENLMEINQKRNRLEISPYILEEIAPDIPWDAYEVEEYPTWDRLQVEKIKLN; this comes from the coding sequence ATGATAATCCTCCCCAACGGATCTGCAACGAACAAGCCAGTGGTACAGGGATGCAAACTCTGCGAAGAAGGAGCAAAGATGGTTCTTTTCGTGACAGGCATATGCCATGCTGGCTGCTTCTACTGCCCATTGAGCACGGGAAAAATGAACAGAGATGTTATATTCGCTGACGAGATGCCAGTGCACAGCGACGAGGATGTTCTTTTAGAAGCACGCCTTATTGATGCAAAAGGCACAGGAATCACCGGCGGGGATCCCATGGAAGTGGTGGATCGCGTGGTGCATTGCATTCATCTCCTCAAGGAGAATTTCGGCAAGGAGCATCACATACATCTCTACACGGCCTCGGGGAGCAAAGAAAAGATAGAGAAACTGGCATTCGCAGGTCTGGATGAGATTCGCTTTCATCCCCCACCGCAATTATGGGACAGGTTGCAAGGTTCAATTTATGAAAAGCGTATTGATTGGGCTATAAACACAGGTATAGATGTGGGCATTGAAGTTCCCGTGCTTCCTGACATGCGCGAAGCTTTGATATCCCTTGTTAAATTTGCCAACGATAAAGGAATCTTCGTGAATCTCAACGAACTTGAGTTTTCAGAGACTAATTATCTCGAACTCAATGCCCGGGGCTATGTACCAAAAAACGATGTATCCTCAGCCGTAAAGGGGAGTGAGGAACTCGCCTATGAAATCGTGAGGATGGACTGGGACATCGTGGTGCATTACTGCTCCTCTTCATTCAAGGATGGTGTGCAGATGCGCCGCCGCCTGATGCGTAGAGCAAGAAACATAAAGAGAGATTATGAAGAATTAACAGAGGATGCCACACTTATTCTCGGCATAATTGAAGGTGAAAATCTAGAAGAGATTTACCGCTTCCTTCGGGAGAATTTTGAAGTGCCGGAAAATCTAATGGAGATCAATCAGAAAAGAAATAGATTGGAAATCTCGCCATACATCCTTGAGGAAATTGCTCCCGATATTCCCTGGGATGCCTACGAGGTGGAGGAGTATCCCACATGGGATCGCCTGCAGGTAGAAAAAATAAAGCTGAATTGA
- a CDS encoding UbiA family prenyltransferase: MNAYIRLMRPINCVMASVAIIMVAIILKGTGFINYWREIGLGMLVLFFSVAGGNALNDYYDREVDLINHPERPIPSGRISPKNALYFGTFMFALALVFSALINLWTLLIAILAEISMYLYESKLKNQGLSGNVTISILVGLIFVFGGAIFRDVVRITIFALMAFSSNLGREIVKDVEDMEGDINRYTLPKKVGRRTASFMALVFFVLAVLLSPLPYICLGMSLYYLITVLISDAIFIYAAIIQFRDPHKGQKNAKLAMIVGLIAYMLGGLT, translated from the coding sequence GTGAATGCCTACATAAGATTGATGCGCCCGATCAACTGCGTCATGGCCTCCGTGGCAATAATAATGGTGGCCATAATACTGAAGGGTACCGGATTTATTAATTACTGGCGAGAAATCGGGCTAGGCATGCTGGTGCTTTTCTTTTCAGTAGCCGGAGGGAATGCCTTGAACGATTACTATGACAGGGAGGTTGACCTGATCAACCATCCTGAGAGGCCAATACCATCCGGTAGAATATCACCAAAGAATGCACTTTATTTCGGAACTTTTATGTTTGCCCTCGCCCTGGTTTTTTCTGCCCTTATCAATCTCTGGACCCTGTTGATAGCAATTCTGGCCGAGATTTCCATGTATCTCTACGAATCCAAACTCAAGAACCAGGGGTTGAGCGGGAACGTGACAATAAGCATTCTGGTTGGACTCATATTCGTATTTGGAGGGGCTATTTTCAGGGACGTTGTGAGAATCACCATATTCGCACTGATGGCATTTTCCTCCAATCTCGGAAGAGAGATAGTGAAGGATGTTGAGGATATGGAGGGAGACATAAACAGATACACGCTTCCAAAAAAGGTTGGCAGAAGAACAGCCTCTTTCATGGCTCTTGTATTCTTCGTCCTTGCAGTACTTCTCAGCCCTCTGCCATACATCTGTCTAGGCATGAGTTTGTATTACCTCATCACCGTGCTTATATCAGACGCAATTTTCATATATGCAGCAATCATACAATTCAGGGACCCTCATAAAGGGCAGAAAAATGCCAAACTGGCAATGATAGTTGGACTGATTGCATACATGCTTGGAGGTTTGACGTAG
- a CDS encoding geranylgeranylglyceryl/heptaprenylglyceryl phosphate synthase, translating into MNVLDYIMNRIGEKMHMTLIDPAEQSPDEAARIAHEAYEGGTDAIMIGGSTHIKPEDVDKTVIRIKEKVPLPVILFPGGAHMISRYADAIYFMSLLNSTSIEFLVRQQVLGAPIIKKLGIEPIPMGYIIVEPGMTVGKVGKAELIKRDRPEDAAAYALAAQYFGMKLVYLEAGSGAPEPVPPSMIRAVKETIDIPLIVGGGIRKEEDARKIVSAGADIIVTGTLVEEVEDIKGAISRIVRAIKL; encoded by the coding sequence ATGAATGTGCTTGATTACATAATGAACAGAATAGGCGAAAAGATGCATATGACCCTTATAGACCCGGCAGAGCAGAGCCCGGATGAGGCGGCAAGAATTGCCCACGAGGCCTACGAAGGGGGTACAGACGCAATAATGATAGGAGGATCAACACACATAAAACCCGAGGACGTGGACAAAACAGTAATAAGAATAAAGGAAAAGGTGCCTCTACCTGTGATCCTCTTCCCAGGGGGGGCGCACATGATATCCAGGTACGCCGACGCAATATACTTTATGAGCCTTCTGAATTCCACAAGCATAGAATTCCTGGTAAGGCAACAGGTACTTGGAGCACCAATAATAAAGAAACTTGGCATAGAACCAATTCCCATGGGATACATAATCGTGGAGCCAGGAATGACCGTTGGAAAGGTGGGAAAGGCAGAACTGATAAAAAGAGATCGCCCAGAGGATGCTGCAGCATACGCCCTCGCCGCCCAGTACTTCGGCATGAAACTCGTTTACCTGGAGGCGGGGAGTGGTGCTCCGGAACCAGTTCCTCCTTCCATGATAAGGGCTGTAAAGGAGACCATAGACATACCCCTCATAGTTGGGGGAGGAATAAGAAAAGAGGAGGATGCGAGAAAAATAGTCAGTGCTGGTGCTGACATAATAGTCACGGGCACCCTGGTTGAAGAGGTTGAAGATATAAAGGGGGCCATATCCAGAATAGTCAGGGCTATTAAACTCTGA
- a CDS encoding ATP-binding protein translates to MRCKICGGDAEVYAFGMPLCREDFNRLFERRVEKVMKRYNTGGKIALALSGGKDSMVLLHYFAKKDYDFFGYFINLGIGEYSQRMEKIVRDAAKMYGVDLIITNLQEEYGFGISDIRRKPCSACGTVKRYLMNRVPRENGASVVATGHNMDDFLDFFFKNTLSKNYMWNRNMVPYLPAEHPKLLPKIRPLYLLGDREIEIYARMNDVPYSPEKCPLAKFSGWKDIFYDIETRKKNFRYQMILSVWRMAEFFPKEERELQECSVCGEPSSGEVCAFCKLRARYGKDYKI, encoded by the coding sequence ATGCGCTGCAAGATATGTGGAGGAGATGCGGAAGTTTATGCATTCGGCATGCCCCTGTGTCGTGAGGATTTCAACCGCCTTTTTGAGAGGAGAGTAGAGAAGGTTATGAAAAGATACAACACAGGGGGAAAGATCGCACTGGCACTGAGTGGCGGAAAGGATAGTATGGTTCTGCTGCACTATTTTGCCAAGAAGGATTATGATTTTTTCGGATACTTCATAAATCTTGGCATAGGTGAGTATTCGCAGAGAATGGAGAAAATCGTGCGAGATGCTGCAAAAATGTATGGCGTGGACCTAATAATTACAAATTTGCAGGAGGAATACGGGTTTGGGATCTCAGATATTCGTCGCAAGCCCTGCTCCGCCTGCGGCACGGTGAAGAGGTACCTCATGAATCGGGTGCCCCGGGAGAATGGAGCAAGCGTCGTGGCCACGGGCCATAATATGGACGATTTTCTTGATTTCTTCTTCAAGAACACCCTCTCGAAAAATTATATGTGGAATAGGAATATGGTACCCTATCTTCCAGCGGAGCATCCCAAACTTCTGCCCAAAATCAGGCCCCTTTACCTCTTGGGAGATAGGGAAATTGAAATTTATGCAAGAATGAACGATGTCCCTTACTCTCCAGAGAAGTGCCCGCTGGCAAAGTTCTCAGGCTGGAAGGATATTTTCTACGATATAGAAACGAGGAAGAAGAATTTCAGGTATCAGATGATCCTCAGTGTGTGGCGTATGGCAGAATTTTTCCCCAAGGAGGAAAGAGAACTGCAGGAGTGCAGTGTTTGTGGCGAGCCCAGCAGCGGAGAGGTGTGTGCCTTCTGCAAGTTGCGTGCAAGATATGGCAAGGATTATAAGATTTAA
- a CDS encoding UbiD family decarboxylase: MLGDYIELFGDVLIFKGLSLDEVAEKMKEERKKILLFEDVNGYDAVANLWSERWRFEVIFNIELIPLMLESIANPKNYEIGDFDMQSEDFSLLDFPFPKYYPGDGGRYITSAIVFSEHNGKRNASFHRMMILDEKRVAIRLVERDLYRMHRDAVEHGEELKIAVSIGNEPNVLLAAATSVDYDKDEMEIASAIKSIATGKREKMMRLPGGILVPHNSEIVLEGRITDEYVNEGPFVDITGTYDMVRKQPVVVFDKFYHRGAPIFHLLLSGGYEHYNLMGIPREPTIYREIKNSGVDVLDVYLTPGGCSWLHAVVKIRKRCEEDGKRAIEAAFKGHRSLKHVVIVDEDIDIRNPEDVEFAIATRFQGDKDLLIFENVRGSSLDPSAYGKNHMTTKIGVDATMPINGREKFIRV; encoded by the coding sequence ATGCTTGGAGACTACATTGAGCTGTTTGGAGATGTGCTAATATTCAAGGGATTGTCCCTAGATGAAGTGGCTGAAAAAATGAAGGAGGAGAGAAAAAAAATTCTTCTGTTTGAGGATGTGAACGGCTACGATGCCGTGGCAAATCTCTGGAGTGAGAGGTGGAGATTTGAAGTAATCTTCAATATAGAACTCATACCACTAATGCTTGAAAGCATCGCGAACCCGAAGAATTATGAAATTGGGGATTTTGATATGCAAAGTGAGGATTTCTCGCTTTTGGACTTTCCATTCCCAAAATATTACCCTGGGGATGGTGGAAGGTACATAACCTCTGCCATAGTTTTTTCTGAACATAACGGCAAGAGAAACGCCTCGTTCCACAGGATGATGATTCTTGATGAAAAGCGCGTAGCCATAAGGCTTGTGGAGAGAGACCTTTACAGGATGCATAGGGATGCCGTGGAGCATGGGGAGGAATTGAAAATTGCCGTGAGCATAGGAAACGAACCGAATGTGCTTTTAGCGGCAGCCACATCCGTGGACTACGATAAAGATGAGATGGAGATAGCATCCGCCATAAAGAGCATCGCAACGGGAAAGAGAGAGAAGATGATGCGGTTGCCTGGAGGCATACTTGTACCCCACAACTCCGAGATCGTGCTTGAAGGCAGAATAACAGATGAATATGTGAACGAGGGGCCATTCGTGGATATCACTGGCACCTACGACATGGTGCGCAAGCAGCCTGTGGTGGTGTTTGATAAATTCTACCACCGTGGCGCTCCAATCTTCCATCTCCTTTTATCAGGGGGGTACGAGCATTATAACCTCATGGGCATACCCCGCGAGCCCACAATATACAGGGAAATAAAGAATTCAGGTGTAGATGTTTTAGATGTTTACCTCACACCCGGAGGGTGCTCATGGCTTCATGCGGTTGTGAAAATAAGGAAGAGGTGCGAGGAGGATGGAAAAAGAGCCATAGAAGCTGCTTTTAAAGGGCACAGAAGTTTAAAGCACGTGGTGATTGTAGACGAGGACATAGATATAAGAAATCCTGAGGATGTTGAATTTGCCATAGCCACCAGGTTTCAGGGGGATAAGGATTTGCTCATATTCGAGAATGTGCGCGGAAGCTCTCTGGATCCCAGTGCATATGGAAAGAATCATATGACCACGAAAATTGGTGTGGATGCTACGATGCCTATAAACGGCAGGGAGAAGTTCATAAGAGTTTGA
- a CDS encoding 50S ribosomal protein L21e, translating to MKMSHGPRARSRKKLRKKVRERGMAPIRRYLAKFEIGEKAAIVIDPSVHHGFPHHRFHGYTGEIVGLQGRAYKVRIRDGGKYKTLIVHPVHLRKVK from the coding sequence ATGAAGATGTCACACGGTCCAAGGGCAAGGTCGCGCAAAAAGTTGAGGAAGAAAGTTAGAGAGAGAGGTATGGCTCCAATTCGCAGGTACCTTGCTAAATTTGAGATAGGAGAAAAGGCAGCCATAGTTATAGATCCCTCTGTGCATCATGGTTTTCCCCATCACAGGTTCCACGGTTATACGGGAGAGATTGTAGGCCTCCAGGGCCGTGCCTACAAGGTTAGGATAAGAGATGGAGGCAAGTACAAGACGCTTATCGTGCATCCCGTGCATCTCAGGAAGGTGAAGTAA
- a CDS encoding RNA polymerase Rpb4 family protein — protein sequence MVKYLTLSEVKKLLTEENEKRDLNSLQKSALAHAETFAKLSPEDARKLVEELMQLDFVDEKHAVKIADILPIHPDQVRVLYTKEKIVLPPEDVKKILDIVARYR from the coding sequence ATGGTAAAATACCTCACCCTTTCTGAGGTGAAGAAACTACTTACTGAAGAAAACGAGAAGAGGGATTTAAATTCTCTTCAAAAATCTGCTCTGGCACATGCAGAAACTTTTGCAAAGTTGAGCCCAGAGGATGCCCGAAAACTTGTGGAAGAACTCATGCAATTGGATTTTGTTGACGAAAAGCATGCTGTCAAAATAGCGGATATACTGCCCATTCATCCAGATCAGGTAAGGGTCCTTTACACAAAGGAGAAAATTGTTCTTCCTCCAGAGGATGTGAAGAAGATTCTGGATATTGTGGCCCGATACAGATAA
- a CDS encoding DUF655 domain-containing protein: protein MEDYAYILDYLPQGRPEEKSFKRTPLAIAVGESEFKLFELIPKPNVSIIIGERVYIGKDMTKREKIEHVKRRIAYTELTHAAESELPYVLEEIVKNREQDFIKFFNEAHPITTRLHMLELLPGLGKKTMWAILEERKKGPFKDFEDLRNRVKLTHHPVKLIVNRIIYELQHRHEKYKIFVAR from the coding sequence TTGGAAGATTATGCATACATTCTGGATTATTTACCACAGGGTAGGCCCGAGGAAAAGAGCTTCAAGCGCACTCCTCTGGCCATAGCAGTGGGTGAGAGTGAATTCAAATTATTCGAACTCATTCCCAAGCCAAACGTTTCAATAATAATTGGGGAGAGAGTCTATATAGGTAAGGATATGACGAAGAGGGAAAAGATAGAGCATGTGAAAAGACGCATTGCCTATACCGAGTTGACCCACGCGGCAGAGAGCGAACTGCCATACGTGCTTGAGGAAATTGTGAAAAACAGAGAGCAAGATTTCATCAAATTTTTCAACGAGGCACATCCCATAACAACACGCCTGCATATGCTCGAACTCCTCCCGGGATTGGGCAAGAAAACGATGTGGGCCATATTGGAAGAGAGAAAGAAGGGTCCATTCAAGGATTTTGAGGATCTGCGCAATCGCGTTAAATTAACTCATCATCCTGTGAAGCTCATAGTGAATCGCATAATCTACGAGTTGCAGCACAGGCACGAGAAGTACAAGATCTTCGTGGCCAGATGA
- the rsmA gene encoding 16S rRNA (adenine(1518)-N(6)/adenine(1519)-N(6))-dimethyltransferase RsmA — MPRYSQNFLINGRIADFIVEHANLTPQDIVLEIGPGRGILTERLLKKSRVVAVEIDPELYDALNLIFSDEIKSGKLQIILGDALKVNFPAFTKVIANIPYHISSPLIFKILEYEFEEGIIMVQKEFAERLVARKGSKKYGRLSVMMYYHGSAEILKVVKRGNFRPVPKVDSAVVRIKKENRFCADPQILDCVVKKIFSQRRKKIKNILGDVPYGEMRAEELSPEEICEVANYAHRFCD; from the coding sequence ATGCCCCGCTACAGTCAGAATTTCCTCATAAACGGAAGGATTGCGGATTTCATTGTGGAACATGCAAACCTCACACCTCAAGATATAGTGCTTGAAATAGGCCCAGGCAGGGGCATTCTCACTGAGCGTTTGCTCAAAAAGAGCAGGGTTGTTGCAGTTGAAATAGATCCAGAACTCTACGATGCACTGAATCTTATATTTTCAGATGAGATAAAATCTGGAAAATTGCAGATTATCCTAGGAGATGCTCTAAAGGTCAACTTCCCTGCATTCACAAAGGTCATAGCCAACATTCCTTACCACATCTCCTCACCTCTAATATTCAAAATATTAGAATACGAATTTGAAGAGGGAATAATAATGGTGCAGAAAGAGTTTGCAGAGCGTCTTGTTGCCAGGAAGGGAAGTAAAAAGTACGGCAGGCTGAGCGTCATGATGTACTACCACGGAAGTGCAGAGATTCTGAAGGTGGTGAAAAGGGGCAATTTCAGGCCAGTGCCCAAGGTTGATTCGGCAGTGGTGCGCATAAAAAAGGAGAACAGGTTCTGTGCAGATCCACAAATTCTGGACTGTGTAGTTAAAAAAATATTCAGCCAGAGAAGAAAAAAGATAAAGAATATTCTGGGAGACGTGCCCTATGGAGAGATGCGAGCAGAGGAACTAAGCCCGGAGGAAATATGCGAGGTGGCAAATTATGCGCATAGGTTTTGTGATTAA